The genomic window CTATAAAGAAAGTGAATTATGAGGTTGAAAATACGCGTGTTGAACAGATTTTAAATTATGACAGACTTGTTATGGAAATTTGGACCGACGGTTCAGTCGCGCCGAAAGATGCACTTATAGAATCTGCAAAAATTTTAAAAAACAGCTTAAATATATTTACCGGGGTACTACCAGAAGAAACACTTGTCGAAGAAGAAACGATGGAAAAAGAAGATGATAAGTTTGCGGATATTCTGGAACAGTCGCTGGGAATTATGGATCTTTCTACAAGATCTTCAAATAGTTTGAAAAATGCTGGAATTGAGACTTTGAAGGAACTTGTTGCAGTTAAAGAAGAAGATATGATGAATTTCGATAATTTTGGCAAACGTTCACTTGAAGAAATTAAAGGGAAGCTTGCTGAACTCGGATTGTCGCTCGGAATGGATATTAAAAAAGGAGCGGTAAAATGATAAAGAATTATAACGGGAGCAAACTCGGTGTTACAAGTTCACATAAAAAAGCCATGCTTCGTAATTTGGCATCCGAACTGTTTCTCCATGAAAAAATAACGACCACTTTGCCAAAAGCCAAAGAGCTTGTAAGCTATTCTGAAAAGCTTGTTACAAAAGCAAAACCAGGAGACTTGAACGCTAAAAAGGCCATTCACGGCGAAATTAACAATAAAGAAGTCGTAAAAAAAGTTTTTGAAGTTTTGGTGCCGAGATATAAAGAAAGAAAAGGTGGATATACACAGATTCTTAAAGTCAGTCACCGGCGAGGCGACAATGCCGAAATGGCTATAGTCAGATTGGTAATATGAAGCAGTTTAAAAGTTGAGAGTGAGCGGTCGGAATAAATGACAAAATGATTTTTATTCTCATATGCTGTTAGTTTCATCTTTTGCTTTTATTAAAGTTTAAGGATAAAAATAAAATGTTTAATTATCTTTTCAGCTTGTTTTCAAATGATATGGGTATAGATTTGGGAACGGCTTCTATTTTAGTTTATTTGAAAGGGCATGAGATAGTTCTCAGAGAACCTTCCGTTGTCGCTATGGAAAGAGATACGAAGAAGGTTCTTGCCATAGGCGCCGAAGCAAAAAGAATGCTTGGTAAAACTCCGGCAAATATCATAGCTGTAAGACCTTTGCGTAACGGCGTTATTGCAGATTTTGAAGCTACGGAAAGAATGATTAGGTATTTTATTAAAAAAGTACACAGCAGAAGAAGTCTTCTTCATCCAAGGGTAGTTATAGGTGTTCCTTCTGGAATAACCGAAGTCGAAAGACGCGCTGTGAGAGAGTCCGCCGAGCAGGCCGGGGCAAGAGAAGTTTATCTTATTGATGAACCTATGGCAGCTGCAATAGGAGCTGGAATTCCTATACAGGAGCCAGAAGGAAGTATGATTGTAGATATTGGTGGTGGCACAACTGAAGTGGCCGTCATATCGCTGGGCGGAATGGTTGTGGCCAAATCACTGGGCATTGCAGGTGATGAAATGGACGAAGCTATCGTACAGTATTTCAGAAAAAAATATAATCTCATTATTGGCGATAACACAGCGGAAGAGGTTAAAATGAAGATAGGTTCGGTTTATCCTCTTGAAAAAGAAATGACAATAGATGTTAAAGGCAGAGATCAGGTTACAGGACTTCCAAAAACCGTTAAAATTACTTCAGAAGAAGTAAGAACTGCTTTGTTAGATCCGGTAAAAGCCATTGTCGAAGTCATAAAAAATACTCTTGAGGAAACTCCTGCAGAGCTTGCTGCTGATTTGGTTGACAGAGGAATAATAATGAGCGGCGGCGGTTCTCTGGTTAAAGGTTTGCCGGAACTTCTTGCTCAGGAAACAGAGCTTCCCGTAAATCTTGCAGACGACCCTATAACCTGCGTAGCAAGAGGTACTGGAATTTATCTTGAAGAGTTGGACAATCTCAAAAGTTTTAAAAAAGATAGATTTTAAAGTCTACAGGAAGCAGAGTAAAGCCAAAAAGCCGGGCAATGTTCAGTAGCATATATTCTGCGAAGAGCTGTTGCCCATAAAGACTTTATCCTGGCACTGTGACAAAAAACTGTTGATGCCAAACTTATATTTTCAGTGTGTTGATGATAGCACCAGCGTACGGTAAGCCAAAAAATAAAGTATGTAATGACATGCAAGAATGAAGCTTGGCAACGGTACTGTTTCGTAAGTCGTGATATTGGCAGCATCTCGCTTGAGAAGGCAGTTCTTTCCATTGGCTAAGCCTCTAA from Candidatus Endomicrobium procryptotermitis includes these protein-coding regions:
- the rplQ gene encoding 50S ribosomal protein L17, with the translated sequence MIKNYNGSKLGVTSSHKKAMLRNLASELFLHEKITTTLPKAKELVSYSEKLVTKAKPGDLNAKKAIHGEINNKEVVKKVFEVLVPRYKERKGGYTQILKVSHRRGDNAEMAIVRLVI
- a CDS encoding rod shape-determining protein translates to MFNYLFSLFSNDMGIDLGTASILVYLKGHEIVLREPSVVAMERDTKKVLAIGAEAKRMLGKTPANIIAVRPLRNGVIADFEATERMIRYFIKKVHSRRSLLHPRVVIGVPSGITEVERRAVRESAEQAGAREVYLIDEPMAAAIGAGIPIQEPEGSMIVDIGGGTTEVAVISLGGMVVAKSLGIAGDEMDEAIVQYFRKKYNLIIGDNTAEEVKMKIGSVYPLEKEMTIDVKGRDQVTGLPKTVKITSEEVRTALLDPVKAIVEVIKNTLEETPAELAADLVDRGIIMSGGGSLVKGLPELLAQETELPVNLADDPITCVARGTGIYLEELDNLKSFKKDRF